ATCATGAATAAAACCTTAACCGGTTTAAGCAAAGAGCCTTTATACGGCTCCATCTTGCAGAGCATCTTGCGTCAAAAGGCAAGCGAGATCGATTTTATTAATGGGGAAGTTGTTTTATTAGGAAAACAAGTCCAATCAATGGCGCCATTAAACTTGAAAGTTGTTGATCTTGTCCATAGGGTTGAGCGTGAGCGGCGTTTTTTTACACCGGAAGAAATAAAGAAAGAATTTAGTCTAAATTAAAAAACATCATCGATCGGAGAATTGTCCTTAATGGAAAAACGAAGAGTTGTGATAACGGGAGTTGGGATCGTTTCGCCTAATGGCGTCGGAAAAGAAGCGTGTTGGAAGGGGATGATCAACGGCGTTTCAGCGATAAAACGCGTGACAGAATTTGATGTCTCCATGTTCAATACCAAGATCGCCGCGCAAGCTAGGGATTTTGATCCGCTAAAATTAGGGCTCACATCAGATGAGGCAATTCGCATGGACCGGTATGTGCAATTTGCTATGGTCGGCGCGCGGATGGCCTTAGAAGACGCCAAATTAGACTTAAGCAAAGTTAATCGTGAGCGTATGGGCGTTTCTTTAGCGAACGCGATCTGCGGAACAAAATATATGGAAGAAGAATTCGCGCTGGTGACCGATAACGGAAAAAATCCTATTAATCCGGCGATGGTTCGCCCGCATCTTTATGACGCTTCCATGTTCAATACGCCTTCTAGCGAAATTTCTACCAAATATAATTTAATGGGAATTTGTAATACGATCTCAACCGGGTGTACCGCCGGAACCGATTCGGTGGGATTTTCTTTTGAAGCCATTCAAGACGGAGAAGTTGATGTCATGATCGCGGGTGCCAGCGAAGCGCCGATCACGCCCATCACTTTTGGCGCTTTTGACGTGGTCAATGTCCTGTCGGTCCATAATGATGAACCGGAAAAAGCATCGCGCCCTTTTGACTCGAAACGAAACGGCTTTGTCATTTCCGAGGGTTGCGGGCTTGTTATCTTGGAAGAATTAAATCACGCGTTAAAACGTGGAGCAAAAATTTATTGCGAAGTGGTTGGTTTTGGTACGACCTGTAACGCCTATCATATGACCGACTTGCCTGCGGAAGGCGAGGCCATGACGGATTCCATTAATTTAGCCATGGAAGATGCGGGCATTAAACCTAGAGATATTGACTATATTAACGCGCACGGTTCATCGACAAAACAAAATGATGTTTTTGAAACCAATGCCTACAAAGCATCGCTGGGCGAATATGCTTACAAAATTCCTATCAGTTCTTTAAAGTCCATGATCGGCCACCCCCTCGCCGGCGCTAATGGCGTTGAGATCGCGGTTTGCGCGCTTATT
The nucleotide sequence above comes from Candidatus Omnitrophota bacterium. Encoded proteins:
- a CDS encoding beta-ketoacyl-[acyl-carrier-protein] synthase family protein — encoded protein: MEKRRVVITGVGIVSPNGVGKEACWKGMINGVSAIKRVTEFDVSMFNTKIAAQARDFDPLKLGLTSDEAIRMDRYVQFAMVGARMALEDAKLDLSKVNRERMGVSLANAICGTKYMEEEFALVTDNGKNPINPAMVRPHLYDASMFNTPSSEISTKYNLMGICNTISTGCTAGTDSVGFSFEAIQDGEVDVMIAGASEAPITPITFGAFDVVNVLSVHNDEPEKASRPFDSKRNGFVISEGCGLVILEELNHALKRGAKIYCEVVGFGTTCNAYHMTDLPAEGEAMTDSINLAMEDAGIKPRDIDYINAHGSSTKQNDVFETNAYKASLGEYAYKIPISSLKSMIGHPLAGANGVEIAVCALIFERNILPPTINQESPDPQCDLDYVPNVAREKKINCMLKTSSGFSGVHSSMVFRRYNE